The Triticum aestivum cultivar Chinese Spring chromosome 3A, IWGSC CS RefSeq v2.1, whole genome shotgun sequence genome includes a region encoding these proteins:
- the LOC123062661 gene encoding protein BUD31 homolog 1: MPKIKTSRVEYPEGWVLIEPTIRELDAKMREAENDTHDGKRKCEALWPIFRISHQRSRYIYDLFYKRKEISKELYEFCLDQGYADRNLIAKWKKPGYERLCCLRCIQTRDHNFATTCVCRVPKHLREEQVIECVHCGCKGCASGD; the protein is encoded by the exons ATGCCTAAGATAAAGACAAGCCGTGTGGAATACCCCGAAGGATGGGTGCTTATCGAGCCCACAATCCGTGAGCTGGATGCCAAAATGAGAGAAG CTGAAAACGATACACATGACGGGAAGAGGAAGTGTGAAGCACTCTGGCCAATTTTCCGCATTTCTCATCAAAGAAGCCGTTACATATATGATCTTTTCTATAAAAGGAAGGAAATATCAAAGGAGCTGTATGAGTTCTGCCTGGACCAGGGTTATGCAGACCGTAATCTGATTGCAAAGTGGAAAAAG CCGGGTTACGAGCGCCTCTGCTGCCTCCGCTGCATCCAGACCCGAGACCACAACTTTGCGACTACATGCGTGTGCCGGGTCCCCAAGCACCTGAGGGAGGAGCAGGTAATCGAATGCGTCCACTGTGGCTGCAAGGGATGTGCCAGCGGCGACTAA
- the LOC123062659 gene encoding putative pentatricopeptide repeat-containing protein At1g64310: MRRNLALLAAAAGGGGALPLPWTKQSHARLIVASPRIPDDLRLRLLRSYAAHGEFASAHRLLDEAPRPASPLLYNAVIRAHSRRLDLPTALAFFASMRRSATSPDAHTFACVLRACADCDRPAAAKVLHGIASSSGWSSHPIVGSALVSAYSKFLLVDSARHVFDGLREPDLVLWNSMMSGYGYREMWLEGLQLFSAMRRAGEEPDGYSMVSLLSSFWDPEALAFGQAVHGVCIKGGYDSGHHVRSTLVSMYFRCGCVESGQTLFGSLLDVDLVTCSSLITGQLQTGKYDESFDLFREMCYSGRRPDGILIASLLSACASTATISYSKEIHCYAVRVGADKDIKVSSSLMDAYAKCGFAELGYLVFRQIRKKNSVMYNMVISNLGSHGFAMKAIEVHDEMVRDKLRPDGATFSALLAACCHAGLLDEGWKLFRRMRDEFHIVVEMQHYVYMVRLLATYNQLKEAYDLIQTMPMPPDCGVWGALLWGCCLHRDSSLGRAVAEKLCELYPDKASYKIMLSNLYASEEMWWDAEEVRTEMLKEDMHKNTGISWVGDTRK, encoded by the coding sequence ATGCGCCGGAATCtcgcgctcctcgccgccgccgccggtggtggcggcgcgcTCCCTCTCCCGTGGACGAAGCAGTCTCACGCGCGCCTTATCGTCGCCTCCCCTCGCATCCCCGATGACCTCCGTCTCCGCCTTCTTCGATCCTACGCTGCGCACGGCGAGTTCGCGTCGGCGCACCGCCTGCTCGACGAAGCACCCCGCCCGGCCTCGCCGCTCCTCTACAACGCTGTCATACGCGCCCACTCCCGCCGCCTAGACCTCCCCACCGCTCTCGCGTTCTTCGCCAGCATGCGACGCTCCGCCACCTCGCCCGACGCCCACACCTTCGCCTGCGTCCTCCGCGCATGCGCCGACTGTGATCGGCCAGCcgccgccaaggtcctccatggcaTCGCGTCATCTTCCGGCTGGTCCTCCCATCCAATCGTCGGCAGCGCGCTCGTCAGCGCGTATTCAAAGTTCTTGCTCGTGGACAGTGCTCGCCATGTGTTTGATGGTTTGCGTGAGCCGGACCTGGTTCTCTGGAACTCAATGATGTCCGGGTATGGGTATAGGGAAATGTGGCTTGAGGGGCTTCAACTGTTTTCTGCGATGCGCAGGGCTGGGGAGGAACCAGACGGCTACTCGATGGTCAGCTTGCTCTCATCCTTCTGGGATCCAGAAGCGCTTGCTTTTGGTCAAGCAGTTCATGGAGTGTGTATCAAGGGCGGTTATGATTCTGGCCACCATGTGAGAAGCACACTTGTTTCCATGTACTTCAGGTGCGGCTGCGTGGAATCGGGTCAAACCTTGTTTGGTAGTTTGCTGGATGTGGACTTGGTTACATGTTCTTCActaattacagggcaattgcagaCTGGCAAGTATGATGAGTCATTTGATTTGTTCAGAGAAATGTGCTACTCTGGCAGGAGGCCTGACGGCATCTTGATTGCTAGTCTTCTTTCGGCATGTGCTTCTACAGCCACTATCAGCTACAGCAAGGAGATCCACTGTTATGCAGTCAGGGTTGGCGCTGATAAAGACATCAAAGTCTCATCTTCGCTGATGGATGCTTATGCAAAATGTGGTTTTGCCGAGCTGGGATATTTGGTATTCCGCCAAATTCGTAAAAAGAACTCAGTCATGTACAATATGGTCATATCAAACCTTGGTTCTCATGGATTTGCGATGAAGGCCATTGAAGTCCATGATGAGATGGTCCGTGATAAGCTCAGGCCTGATGGTGCTACCTTCTCAGCTTTACTTGCTGCTTGTTGTCATGCAGGACTCTTAGACGAAGGATGGAAGTTGTTTAGGAGAATGAGGGATGAGTTCCACATAGTAGTTGAAATGCAGCATTATGTCTACATGGTGAGGCTTCTTGCAACGTATAACCAGCTGAAGGAGGCCTATGATCTTATACAGACAATGCCAATGCCACCAGATTGTGGCGTGTGGGGTGCATTACTTTGGGGGTGTTGTCTCCACCGTGATTCCAGCCTTGGTAGGGCAGTTGCTGAAAAGCTCTGTGAGTTGTATCCAGACAAGGCTTCTTACAAGATTATGCTTTCAAACTTGTATGCATCAGAGGAGATGTGGTGGGATGCTGAGGAGGTCAGGACCGAGATGTTGAAAGAAGATATGCACAAGAACACAGGGATAAGTTGGGTTGGGGATACAAGGAAATGA
- the LOC123062657 gene encoding lysM domain receptor-like kinase 3, with amino-acid sequence MARHSFFFFLLALFLQHLHISVGLSGRSLAAATEQWQPMQCDTASLNPSCSSYLYVTPQGRSLSEIASLFNGSASLTQPIKRRSGSEDLLLRVPCVCDAINDTMSGLFHDTEYKVSPDDTADSINGNFSGLAWNIIPTSNKTITVHLLCGCSSTASEGVVSYTVQPKDTLSNIATLFRSGSREILSLNAGVTDPDFLKEGWVLFIPMGVAETSKRKFGGLPIIITVSISAAIMLLFALTIVLRLRRRSLVPNVEVPKKEMERVPSNTSIAILESRYFPSKRIDDIDPFQTERPVIFSLKAVGEATANFDEKRKIGEGGYGMVYLGFIGTHEIAVKMMKDSKSKEFFAELKVLCKVHHINVVELIGYASGEDHLYLVYEYVQNGSLSEHLHDPLLKGHQPLSWTARTQIATDAARGIEYIHDHTKACYVHRDIKTSNILLDEGLRAKVADFGLVKLVERSDEQDCLATRLVGTPGYLPPESVRELHMTTKSDVYAFGVVLAELITGLRALVRDNKEANKTKSLISTMRKAFKAEDVESSLEGIIDPSLKDNYPIEEVCKLANISMWCLSEDPLDRPEMREIMPMLSRIHLTSIEWEASLGGDCEVFSGVFNGR; translated from the exons ATGGCCAGacattccttcttcttcttcctcctcgccttgTTTCTGCAGCACCTCCACATTAGTGTAGGTTTATCTGGAAGGAGTTTAGCAGCAGCAACAGAGCAATGGCAGCCCATGCAGTGCGACACTGCATCGCTCAACCCATCGTGCAGCTCGTACCTTTATGTGACTCCTCAAGGGCGCAGCCTGTCCGAGATAGCCTCCCTCTTCAATGGCAGCGCATCTCTCACCCAGCCCATCAAGCGGCGCTCTGGTTCAGAGGACTTGCTGCTCCGTGTGCCGTGCGTATGTGATGCAATCAATGACACCATGAGCGGTCTCTTCCATGATACTGAATACAAGGTGAGTCCAGACGACACAGCTGACAGCATCAACGGTAACTTCAGTGGGCTTGCGTGGAACATTATTCCTACATCAAACAAGACAATCACGGTtcaccttctgtgcggttgttccTCCACGGCATCGGAGGGGGTGGTTTCTTACACAGTCCAGCCTAAAGATACACTGAGCAACATCGCAACCTTGTTCAGATCAGGCTCGAGGGAGATCCTAAGCTTGAATGCGGGGGTCACGGATCCTGATTTTCTTAAGGAAGGTTGGGTCTTGTTCATCCCGATGGGAGTTGCCGAAACTTCTAAAAGAA AGTTTGGCGGTTTACCGATCATAATCACAGTATCAATATCAGCTGCAATTATGCTCCTTTTCGCCCTCACCATTGTACTTCGCCTGAGAAGGAGATCTCTGGTGCCCAATGTTGAAGTACcaaagaaagagatggagagagtTCCCAGCAACACAAGCATAGCTATCCTAGAGAGCCGTTACTTTCCATCCAAGAGGATTGATG ATATTGATCCATTCCAAACGGAGAGGCCTGTGATTTTCAGCCTGAAAGCGGTTGGAGAGGCCACAGCTAACTTTGATGAGAAGAGGAAGATTGGTGAGGGTGGATATGGCATGGTCTACCTAGGTTTCATAGGAACACAT GAGATTGCAGTTAAGATGATGAAAGACAGCAAATCAAAGGAGTTCTTTGCTGAGCTGAAAGTGCTGTGCAAAGTACATCACATAAATGTG GTTGAGTTGATTGGCTATGCTTCTGGAGAGGATCACCTGTACCTTGTTTATGAGTATGTTCAGAATGGATCACTGAGTGAGCATCTCCATGATCCTTTGCTGAAAG GTCATCAACCTCTCTCATGGACTGCAAGAACACAGATAGCAACGGATGCTGCACGCGGTATCGAGTACATCCATGACCATACAAAGGCCTGCTATGTGCACCGTGACATCAAAACCAGCAATATTCTGCTAGATGAGGGACTAAGAGCTAAA GTTGCGGATTTTGGGCTGGTAAAGCTAGTTGAGCGCAGTGATGAACAAGATTGCCTGGCAACTCGTTTGGTTGGAACGCCAGGCTACCTTCCACCAGA GTCAGTTCGCGAGCTTCACATGACCACGAAGTCCGACGTCTATGCATTTGGAGTAGTTCTTGCAGAACTGATCACTGGTCTCCGTGCACTTGTACGGGACAATAAGGAAGCTAATAAGACAAAGTCACTTATCTCAACT ATGAGGAAAGCTTTCAAAGCAGAAGATGTGGAGAGCTCACTGGAGGGAATCATAGATCCCTCCTTGAAGGACAACTACCCCATAGAAGAAGTGTGTAAG CTGGCAAACATTTCGATGTGGTGCTTGAGTGAGGATCCATTGGACAGGCCTGAGATGAGGGAGATTATGCCAATGCTGTCTCGAATTCATTTGACCTCCATAGAGTGGGAGGCATCACTCGGAGGCGACTGCGAGGTCTTTAGTGGTGTTTTCAATGGTAGATGA